A window of uncultured Litoreibacter sp. contains these coding sequences:
- a CDS encoding DUF5928 domain-containing protein produces MAKIAFILLCHKDPKAIIDQAQRLTAVGDCMAIHFDASASQAAYREIRAALDDNPNITFAKKRIKCGWGEWSLVQATIYAMQAAVEDFPRATHFYMLSGDCMPIKSADYVHEFLDGSDVDYIESFDYFASDWIKTGMKEDRLIYRHWFNERTQKRRFYAAYETQKRLGLTRDIPADLQMMIGSQWWCLRRRTVEWVLDFIKSRKDVMRFFRTTWIPDETFFQTLVRHLVPSTEIHTRTLTFLMFTDYGMPVTFYNDHYDLLLSQDFLFARKISPHAMELKERLGDLFASVRMDFQTSNEGRTLFKFLTGRGRIGRRFAPRFWERQASLGRERELLVIACKKWHVAKRLLHRIMEQTDLRGTEYLFDEAGTNMPDLGGIETTLDKRTRHRRALMRLLYDHYDTNRMVICLDPSNLELLQDLFADSSTTKLIEIECNFGDDYLLGHAKRVGLAGEMTPQHTIDRLLPTVRHNFVFESDQIRDAEFPNYFRISEYESRDTNVSALAAFLEVAPDKAHSILDIDYLYVD; encoded by the coding sequence ATGGCAAAAATCGCGTTCATTCTTTTGTGTCATAAAGACCCAAAAGCCATCATAGACCAAGCCCAGCGCCTCACCGCCGTCGGCGACTGCATGGCCATCCATTTTGACGCGTCGGCGAGCCAGGCGGCTTACCGCGAGATCAGGGCCGCGCTGGATGACAATCCCAACATCACATTTGCCAAGAAACGCATCAAATGCGGGTGGGGGGAATGGTCGTTGGTGCAGGCGACGATCTACGCGATGCAAGCGGCGGTGGAGGACTTCCCTCGGGCCACACATTTCTACATGCTTTCAGGGGATTGCATGCCGATCAAGTCGGCGGATTACGTGCATGAATTCCTCGATGGCAGCGACGTGGACTACATTGAGAGCTTCGACTATTTCGCCTCCGACTGGATCAAAACCGGTATGAAGGAAGACCGGTTGATATACCGGCACTGGTTCAACGAGCGGACCCAGAAGCGGCGGTTTTATGCGGCCTACGAGACGCAAAAGCGGCTTGGGCTGACACGGGACATACCGGCCGATTTGCAGATGATGATCGGGTCGCAATGGTGGTGTTTGCGCCGGCGCACCGTGGAATGGGTGCTGGATTTCATCAAATCCCGAAAAGATGTCATGCGATTTTTCCGGACGACCTGGATACCGGACGAGACCTTCTTTCAGACTTTGGTGCGCCATCTTGTGCCGAGCACAGAGATACACACGCGTACGCTGACTTTCCTGATGTTCACCGATTACGGCATGCCGGTTACATTCTATAACGACCATTACGACTTGCTCCTGTCACAAGATTTCTTGTTTGCCCGGAAGATTTCGCCACATGCGATGGAGCTGAAGGAGCGGTTGGGGGACCTGTTCGCCTCGGTGCGGATGGATTTTCAGACCTCGAACGAAGGGCGGACGCTGTTCAAGTTTCTGACCGGACGGGGGCGTATCGGGCGGCGGTTTGCGCCGCGGTTCTGGGAGCGTCAGGCATCGCTCGGGCGGGAGCGGGAGCTGCTGGTGATCGCGTGCAAGAAATGGCATGTCGCCAAACGTTTGCTGCACCGGATCATGGAGCAGACCGACTTGCGCGGGACGGAATACCTTTTCGATGAGGCTGGCACCAACATGCCTGATCTTGGCGGCATTGAGACCACATTGGACAAGCGCACCCGACACCGCAGGGCTCTGATGCGGCTGCTCTATGACCACTATGATACCAATCGGATGGTGATTTGCCTTGACCCGTCTAATCTGGAGTTGTTGCAGGATCTCTTTGCCGACAGCTCGACCACCAAGCTGATCGAGATTGAGTGCAATTTTGGCGATGATTACCTGCTGGGCCACGCGAAACGCGTGGGTTTGGCGGGCGAGATGACGCCGCAGCACACGATCGACCGCCTATTGCCGACCGTGCGCCATAATTTTGTTTTTGAGAGCGACCAAATCAGGGACGCGGAATTTCCAAACTATTTTCGGATCAGTGAATACGAAAGTCGCGACACGAATGTTTCGGCTTTGGCTGCGTTCCTTGAGGTTGCACCCGACAAGGCGCACAGTATCCTGGACATTGATTACCTCTACGTAGATTAG
- a CDS encoding sulfotransferase family protein, translating to MGFPGTWMTESESMVYRVVPKCACSSIGQIMYYSDHGEFFDGDVHDAKDKLHKWAIEESQPKIENNVKAHKSYAFTCVRNPYGRILSSFFDKICGIQRNGKRYRGNLVPLLIQKYGIEVGSPEDGFEFDQIQSFRRFLLFARDTIRWKRPMDPDIHWSAMSGHISTFIVNGGRYDNIFFTEKFNDGMDSVLQSVKTPVKVDINKVPRFNESEGHGPKRAHPIEDYFDDLSMHLVYEIYKRDFNLFKYDFENPGNKMPIGEIDLDEVHAKLGD from the coding sequence ATGGGTTTCCCCGGAACTTGGATGACCGAGAGCGAGAGCATGGTTTACCGTGTCGTCCCCAAATGCGCCTGTTCGTCCATCGGGCAGATCATGTACTATTCCGACCATGGCGAGTTTTTTGACGGCGATGTCCACGACGCCAAGGACAAGCTGCACAAATGGGCCATCGAGGAAAGCCAGCCCAAAATCGAAAACAATGTGAAGGCCCACAAAAGCTATGCCTTCACCTGCGTGCGCAATCCTTACGGTCGCATCCTGTCGTCCTTCTTTGACAAAATCTGCGGCATCCAGCGCAACGGCAAACGCTACCGGGGCAACCTTGTCCCGCTCTTGATCCAGAAATACGGGATCGAGGTTGGCAGCCCCGAGGACGGCTTTGAATTCGATCAAATTCAAAGCTTTAGACGGTTTCTGCTCTTTGCGCGGGACACCATCCGCTGGAAGCGCCCGATGGATCCGGACATTCACTGGTCAGCCATGTCGGGCCATATTTCGACCTTCATCGTCAATGGCGGGCGCTACGACAACATCTTCTTCACCGAGAAGTTCAATGACGGCATGGACAGCGTGCTGCAATCGGTCAAAACGCCGGTCAAAGTCGACATCAACAAAGTGCCGCGCTTCAACGAGTCCGAGGGTCACGGCCCCAAACGCGCGCATCCGATCGAGGACTATTTCGACGACCTGTCGATGCATCTGGTCTATGAAATCTACAAACGTGATTTCAACCTGTTCAAATACGACTTCGAGAACCCGGGCAACAAAATGCCCATCGGGGAAATCGACCTTGATGAGGTGCATGCCAAGCTGGGTGACTAG
- a CDS encoding YafY family protein: MRRADRLFQIVQHLRGGRLTTAADLAERLEVSPRTIYRDVADLMANGVPIDGEAGLGYMMRDGYDLPPLMFTRAEVTALVAGARLIRAWGGAAMALGAENALDKIETILPADALQKARSVHVYAIAPDGMNDVLRRRLDAMEEHIAASERLELSYRDKTGAPTERIVRPLGVWFWGQVWTLVAWCELRNDFRMFRVDRVEEMSVQGRFDAESGKTLSDFLTCEVDKMPNFERGGAPHETVR; encoded by the coding sequence ATGCGCCGCGCCGACCGCCTCTTTCAGATTGTGCAACATCTTAGGGGTGGTCGGCTGACCACGGCTGCGGATTTGGCGGAGCGGCTGGAAGTGTCGCCCCGCACCATTTACCGCGACGTCGCCGATTTGATGGCCAACGGCGTGCCGATCGATGGGGAGGCCGGACTGGGTTACATGATGCGCGACGGGTACGACCTGCCGCCTCTTATGTTTACCCGCGCTGAGGTCACTGCCCTTGTCGCGGGCGCGCGGTTGATCCGGGCTTGGGGCGGGGCCGCCATGGCCCTGGGCGCGGAAAACGCGTTGGACAAAATCGAAACGATCCTCCCTGCAGACGCGTTACAAAAAGCGCGGTCGGTGCACGTATACGCAATTGCGCCTGACGGCATGAACGACGTCCTGCGCCGACGCCTCGATGCCATGGAAGAACACATTGCCGCCAGCGAGCGGTTGGAACTGAGCTATCGAGACAAAACCGGTGCCCCGACCGAACGGATTGTTCGACCCTTAGGCGTTTGGTTCTGGGGGCAGGTTTGGACCCTTGTCGCGTGGTGCGAGCTGCGAAACGATTTTCGCATGTTCCGCGTGGACCGTGTCGAAGAAATGTCCGTTCAGGGAAGATTTGACGCAGAATCAGGCAAAACGCTGAGCGACTTCCTGACCTGCGAAGTGGACAAGATGCCCAATTTTGAGCGGGGGGGCGCCCCTCACGAAACCGTGAGGTAG
- the polA gene encoding DNA polymerase I: MAFGKGHHLHLIDGSAFIFRAYHALPPLTRKSDGLPIGAVSGFCNMLQRYVEGNLGSDVTHIAVIFDKGSHTFRNDMYDQYKANRDAMPEDLRPQIPLTREATHAFNIACEEMEGYEADDIIATLSVQAREAGGRCTIISSDKDLMQLVGGGVEMFDAMKNNQIDSEGVEAKFGVGPDRVIDVQALAGDSVDNVPGAPGIGIKTAALLINEYGSLEELLDRAEEIKQPKRRETLINHREQIELSKKLVTLDTNTPITFSLDDLEVRDPDPEKLLAFLAEMEFRTLTKRIADKLEVEAPVIEDAPAPAADAPEMLDLKDAVYTTVRDAQTLQKWIDAVYARGYVAVDTETTGLNEMVVDLVGICLCVEEGEACYIPLAHRSGGDDLFGSAELAEGQMPLQEALDLLKPMLEDDSIIKIGQNMKYDAKIFARYGVQIAPIDDTMLLSYALHAGLHNHGMDALSERYLGHTPIPIKQLLGTGKSAITFDMVPIDDATPYAAEDADITLRLWKTFKPLLHTKQVTTVYETMERPLIPVLAKMEMNGIKVDRDTLSRMSNAFAQKMAGLEAEIHELAGQDFNVGSPKQLGEILFDKLELPGGKKGKTGAYSTGVDILEDLATEHELPGRVLDWRQLSKLKSTYTDALQNHINADTGRVHTSYSIAGANTGRLASTDPNLQNIPVRSEEGRRIREAFVAEEGNVLVSLDYSQIELRILAHIADIPALKQAFKDGHDIHAMTASEMFDVPLDEMTPDVRRQAKAINFGVIYGISGFGLARNLRIPRSEAQGFIDRYFERFPGIRAYMDETVKFAKEHEYVQTLFGRKINTPEINAKGPHAGFSKRAAINAPIQGTAADVIRRAMIRMPDAIKDLPARMLLQVHDELIFEVPEDSVDKTIDVVRDVMENASDPAVRFDVQLVVDAGQGANWAEAH, from the coding sequence ATGGCCTTCGGGAAGGGCCATCACCTTCACCTCATCGACGGCTCCGCCTTCATCTTCCGTGCCTACCACGCGCTGCCGCCGCTTACGCGCAAATCCGATGGCCTGCCCATCGGGGCGGTTTCAGGCTTTTGCAACATGTTGCAGCGCTACGTGGAGGGCAATCTGGGCAGCGATGTCACCCATATTGCGGTGATTTTCGACAAGGGCAGCCACACGTTCCGCAACGACATGTACGACCAGTACAAGGCCAACCGCGATGCCATGCCGGAAGACCTGCGCCCGCAAATCCCGCTGACCCGCGAGGCCACCCACGCCTTCAACATCGCCTGCGAGGAGATGGAGGGGTATGAGGCTGACGACATCATTGCGACCCTTTCCGTGCAAGCCCGGGAGGCTGGTGGGCGCTGCACGATTATCAGTTCTGACAAAGACCTGATGCAACTGGTTGGCGGCGGGGTCGAAATGTTCGACGCCATGAAGAACAACCAGATCGACAGCGAAGGCGTTGAGGCCAAGTTTGGTGTCGGCCCCGACCGTGTGATCGACGTGCAGGCCTTGGCAGGCGACAGCGTGGACAATGTGCCGGGTGCGCCGGGCATCGGCATCAAAACCGCGGCATTGTTGATCAACGAATATGGCAGCCTCGAAGAGCTGCTCGACCGCGCCGAAGAAATCAAACAGCCCAAACGCCGCGAGACGCTGATCAACCACCGCGAACAGATCGAGCTGTCCAAGAAACTGGTGACGCTCGACACCAATACGCCCATCACGTTCTCCCTGGACGATTTGGAGGTCCGGGACCCCGACCCCGAAAAGCTGCTCGCTTTCCTCGCGGAAATGGAATTCCGCACGCTTACCAAGCGCATCGCGGACAAGCTGGAGGTCGAGGCTCCCGTTATTGAGGACGCACCAGCCCCGGCAGCCGATGCCCCCGAGATGCTGGACCTGAAAGATGCCGTCTACACCACGGTGCGCGACGCGCAGACGCTGCAGAAATGGATCGACGCGGTCTATGCACGCGGCTACGTCGCCGTCGACACTGAAACCACGGGCCTGAATGAAATGGTGGTGGACCTGGTGGGTATCTGCCTTTGCGTGGAGGAGGGGGAGGCCTGCTACATCCCGCTCGCCCACAGGTCCGGCGGCGATGATCTGTTCGGGTCGGCGGAACTGGCCGAGGGCCAAATGCCGCTGCAAGAGGCGCTCGATTTGCTCAAGCCGATGCTGGAAGACGACAGCATCATCAAGATCGGCCAGAACATGAAGTATGACGCGAAGATTTTCGCGCGCTACGGTGTGCAGATTGCCCCGATCGACGACACGATGCTGCTCAGCTACGCGCTGCACGCAGGCCTGCATAACCACGGCATGGACGCGCTGTCAGAGCGCTACCTCGGCCACACGCCCATCCCGATCAAGCAGCTGCTGGGCACCGGCAAATCCGCGATCACCTTCGATATGGTGCCCATCGACGACGCCACGCCTTACGCGGCCGAAGACGCCGACATCACGCTGCGCCTGTGGAAGACCTTCAAGCCGCTTTTGCACACCAAACAGGTCACCACCGTCTATGAAACGATGGAGCGCCCGTTGATCCCGGTTCTCGCCAAGATGGAGATGAACGGCATCAAGGTCGACCGCGACACGCTTAGCCGCATGTCCAACGCATTTGCCCAGAAGATGGCGGGGCTGGAGGCCGAAATTCACGAACTCGCAGGCCAGGACTTCAATGTCGGCTCCCCCAAGCAACTAGGGGAAATCCTGTTCGACAAGCTGGAGCTGCCGGGCGGCAAGAAGGGCAAGACCGGGGCCTATTCCACGGGCGTGGATATCCTCGAAGACCTCGCGACCGAACATGAATTGCCGGGCCGCGTGTTGGACTGGCGCCAACTTAGCAAGCTGAAATCGACCTACACGGACGCGCTGCAAAACCACATCAATGCCGACACGGGCCGGGTGCATACCTCCTATTCCATTGCGGGGGCGAACACGGGCCGCTTGGCATCCACCGACCCTAACCTGCAGAACATCCCTGTCCGCTCGGAAGAAGGTCGCCGCATTCGGGAGGCGTTTGTTGCCGAAGAAGGCAACGTGCTGGTCTCCCTCGATTACTCGCAGATCGAGCTGCGCATCCTCGCCCATATCGCCGACATCCCCGCGCTGAAGCAGGCTTTCAAAGACGGCCATGACATCCACGCCATGACCGCGTCCGAGATGTTCGATGTGCCGTTGGACGAGATGACCCCCGACGTGCGACGGCAGGCCAAGGCGATCAACTTCGGGGTGATTTACGGTATTTCCGGCTTCGGCCTTGCACGTAACCTGCGCATCCCGCGGAGCGAAGCGCAGGGCTTCATTGACCGCTATTTCGAACGGTTCCCGGGCATCCGCGCCTATATGGACGAGACGGTGAAATTCGCCAAAGAGCATGAGTATGTGCAGACCCTCTTTGGCCGGAAAATCAACACGCCTGAAATCAATGCCAAGGGCCCGCATGCGGGCTTTTCCAAACGTGCGGCGATCAACGCTCCGATCCAAGGCACTGCCGCCGATGTCATCCGCCGCGCGATGATCCGAATGCCCGACGCGATCAAGGACCTGCCCGCGCGGATGCTGTTGCAGGTGCATGACGAGCTGATCTTTGAGGTGCCGGAAGACAGCGTCGACAAGACCATCGACGTGGTGCGCGACGTGATGGAAAACGCCTCCGACCCCGCTGTAAGGTTCGACGTGCAGCTGGTGGTGGACGCTGGGCAGGGCGCAAACTGGGCGGAGGCGCACTGA
- a CDS encoding DUF2798 domain-containing protein — translation MPRTLLALILFSAITSAVMSAIVCGVMTYKMAGLSAAFMHTWAGGWVTAWPVAFTVILIAGPIIRKYVYRACKCPQATITQSSPMVDN, via the coding sequence ATGCCACGTACACTTCTCGCACTGATCCTGTTCAGCGCCATCACCTCTGCCGTGATGTCCGCGATCGTGTGCGGTGTGATGACCTACAAAATGGCCGGGTTATCCGCCGCCTTCATGCACACCTGGGCCGGTGGATGGGTCACGGCTTGGCCAGTGGCTTTCACAGTGATCCTTATCGCGGGGCCAATCATCCGCAAATACGTGTACCGCGCGTGCAAATGCCCGCAGGCGACGATCACGCAATCCTCGCCGATGGTGGACAACTGA
- a CDS encoding DUF1285 domain-containing protein — MAKGNGAQKLDLPSAESIAASASEVAKGGLPPVEKWNPPFCGDLDMRIARDGTWFYLGTPIGRAGLVKLFSSIIRKDGDDYFLVTPVEKVGITVEDAPFVAIDFDAVGDGSAQKLRFETHVGDRFIAGPENPIRVEYSQDGEPSPYVLVRRNLEALIDRKSFYRLVDIGAHAEHEGEDWFGVWSGGAFFPIIRGSDLP; from the coding sequence ATGGCAAAAGGCAACGGCGCACAAAAGCTTGACTTGCCGTCAGCGGAAAGCATCGCGGCTAGCGCGTCTGAAGTGGCGAAAGGTGGCCTGCCGCCAGTTGAAAAGTGGAATCCGCCCTTTTGCGGCGATCTAGACATGCGCATCGCGCGGGACGGGACGTGGTTTTACCTAGGCACGCCGATCGGTCGAGCTGGTCTGGTGAAGCTATTTTCATCGATCATTCGCAAGGATGGTGACGACTATTTTCTCGTGACCCCTGTCGAGAAGGTCGGAATCACCGTTGAAGATGCGCCGTTTGTGGCGATTGACTTTGACGCGGTTGGGGACGGTAGCGCGCAGAAACTGCGGTTTGAGACGCATGTCGGAGACCGGTTCATTGCGGGGCCTGAGAACCCGATACGGGTTGAATATTCGCAAGACGGCGAGCCGTCACCGTATGTTCTGGTCCGCCGCAACCTTGAGGCGCTGATTGACCGCAAGAGCTTCTACCGGCTGGTGGATATCGGCGCCCATGCCGAGCATGAGGGCGAAGATTGGTTTGGCGTGTGGTCCGGTGGGGCCTTTTTCCCGATTATTCGCGGGTCGGATTTGCCATAA
- a CDS encoding MoxR family ATPase, whose amino-acid sequence MADAEEMVKEIEALGGKLSAARESIGAKIIGQEQVVDLALTALLSGGHALLMGLPGLGKTLLVDTLSTVMGLSTNRVQFTPDLMPADILGSEVLDTAKDGTRAFRYIEGPIFAQLLMADEINRASPRTQSALLQAMQERSVSIAGKDRPLPAPFHVLATQNPLEQEGTYPLPEAQLDRFLLQINVRYPDRDTERDILMATTGSIEAEAQTVFSPEELIAAQALVRRMPVGDAVVEHILDLVRSCRPEEDDASDLIRSTVSWGPGPRAAQALMLTVRAKALLDGRLVPSLDDVAALAEPVLTHRMALSFAARAEGRELNEVIAETLDHVSTRQRAA is encoded by the coding sequence ATGGCCGACGCGGAAGAAATGGTAAAAGAAATTGAAGCCTTGGGCGGCAAGCTCTCGGCGGCCCGCGAAAGTATTGGCGCCAAGATCATTGGCCAGGAACAGGTGGTTGATCTGGCGCTGACTGCGCTGCTGTCGGGCGGCCACGCGTTGTTGATGGGCCTGCCGGGGCTGGGCAAGACGCTTTTGGTCGATACACTGTCCACCGTGATGGGCCTGTCGACCAACCGCGTGCAATTCACCCCCGACCTGATGCCCGCTGATATCCTGGGTTCCGAGGTGCTGGACACCGCCAAAGACGGCACCCGCGCCTTCCGCTACATTGAAGGTCCTATTTTCGCGCAGTTGTTGATGGCTGACGAGATCAACCGCGCCTCGCCGCGGACCCAATCGGCGCTGCTGCAAGCGATGCAAGAACGGTCCGTGTCTATCGCGGGCAAGGATCGCCCGTTGCCCGCGCCCTTCCATGTGCTTGCCACCCAAAACCCGCTTGAACAAGAAGGCACCTATCCGTTGCCCGAGGCCCAGCTTGACCGTTTCCTGCTGCAAATCAACGTCCGCTACCCAGACCGCGACACCGAGCGCGACATTCTGATGGCGACCACCGGCAGCATCGAGGCCGAGGCGCAGACTGTGTTTTCGCCCGAAGAGCTGATCGCCGCGCAAGCTTTGGTCCGGCGGATGCCGGTGGGTGATGCGGTGGTGGAGCATATTCTTGATCTCGTGCGATCCTGCCGGCCTGAGGAAGATGATGCGTCTGATCTGATACGAAGCACTGTTTCATGGGGGCCAGGCCCGCGCGCCGCGCAGGCGCTGATGCTGACCGTGCGCGCCAAGGCGTTGCTGGATGGGCGGCTTGTGCCCTCTCTGGATGATGTCGCCGCGCTTGCCGAACCCGTGTTGACGCATCGGATGGCGCTCAGCTTTGCGGCCCGCGCCGAAGGGCGGGAGCTGAACGAGGTCATTGCCGAGACGCTGGACCATGTTTCTACGCGACAGCGTGCTGCTTGA
- a CDS encoding zinc-finger domain-containing protein gives MATQAPETEIVDAYRIACDGGEGALGHPRVWLQIPQTVGFVECPYCDKKIVHRDFEGKV, from the coding sequence ATGGCCACGCAAGCACCAGAAACCGAAATTGTAGATGCCTATCGCATCGCCTGCGACGGCGGTGAAGGCGCGTTGGGCCACCCCCGCGTTTGGCTGCAAATCCCACAAACCGTGGGCTTTGTGGAATGTCCATATTGCGACAAGAAGATCGTTCACCGCGATTTTGAAGGGAAGGTCTAA
- a CDS encoding histidine triad nucleotide-binding protein → MGFAYDDQNIFAKILRGEIPNDTVYESVHALAFRDITPQAPTHVLVIPKGPYVSMDHFTQEASDAEIAGFMRAIGEVCKLEGVSDDGFRAISNAGVNGVQEVPHLHVHILGGRPLGRMLPRET, encoded by the coding sequence ATGGGTTTTGCGTATGACGACCAGAATATCTTTGCCAAGATTTTGCGCGGCGAAATCCCCAATGACACGGTCTACGAGAGCGTTCATGCGCTCGCCTTTCGCGACATAACCCCGCAGGCGCCGACGCATGTGTTGGTCATCCCCAAAGGGCCCTATGTGTCGATGGACCACTTTACACAAGAGGCCTCCGACGCGGAAATTGCGGGCTTCATGCGCGCGATTGGCGAGGTGTGCAAGCTCGAGGGGGTCAGTGATGACGGCTTTCGCGCGATCTCAAATGCCGGCGTAAACGGGGTGCAAGAGGTGCCGCATCTTCACGTGCACATCCTTGGTGGGCGGCCTCTGGGCCGCATGCTGCCGCGGGAAACCTGA
- a CDS encoding VOC family protein: MSTVPQHAVVWAEIPVKNLANAVKFYSAVLQQEMAIEKQGPNPVAFFVAKDFATSISGHLYEGTPGVKGGGATVHLAVSGTVEDARDRVFEAGGTSTGDIVAMPFGRFAYCIDPDGNSIGLFEAA; this comes from the coding sequence ATGAGTACCGTTCCACAACACGCCGTCGTTTGGGCCGAAATCCCGGTGAAAAACCTCGCAAACGCCGTTAAATTCTATTCCGCCGTCTTGCAGCAGGAGATGGCCATTGAAAAGCAGGGACCAAACCCGGTCGCCTTCTTTGTGGCCAAGGACTTTGCGACAAGCATCTCCGGCCATCTGTATGAGGGTACGCCTGGCGTCAAGGGTGGCGGGGCAACCGTTCATTTGGCGGTTTCGGGCACCGTGGAAGACGCGCGGGACCGGGTGTTTGAGGCGGGTGGCACCTCGACCGGCGACATCGTGGCCATGCCGTTTGGGCGGTTTGCTTATTGCATCGACCCTGACGGCAACTCCATCGGCCTGTTTGAGGCTGCATAG